TTGCGGGGCATGGAGAGTAACTACATTGTATTGAGGCTTCATTACATGCTAAGCACTGTATAGGACACTTATAGTAATTCATGAAATCTAGTAATtttccccattgtacagatgaggaaactgagcttcaAAGAAATTGTACAATTTGCCAAGGTTAGGGAGTGTGAAGATAAAAGCTGTGAGTGTACACCCCCTACTGTGAGTGTACCTGTGTGCGGGAGAGTGTTTAATCCTGACCTTGAATGAGTTATGGGAGTCTCCTGGGATAAATGATGCTGTTGATGAGTCAAcacccctccccactccagcTCAGGCCCCCATGCACTCAGAAGCATTCTCCAATCCAGAGGTTCTGAACTAAGAGGAGAGGGCAAGGGTCATGCAAAGATGGAGAAATGCAGAAATCTTAGCAATCTCCTAACAGAGATCAAACTCAGGGGAAACAGAGGCAGTGGGACTAGGGAAGGCAGTGGGACTAGGGAAGGCCCGAGACTGGCAAGAGTCATACAACTCCCgctccccagcccagcccagggagaGTGGGAGGGCAGGTGATGAAACATACAGCTGACCTGGGAATGACAAGAGGCCCAGGATTTCCCTGCTTGACTGGAAGGAGCTCTCTTCTGTGCCAGGCAAAGGGCATCTCTGATGCCCGGCAGCTCACTCCAGATCCTAGGAGGCTGAGACCCAGGACTACCAGCCCTCTCCCAGCTCAGGGGCAGGACTTCCTGTTTCTGGGCTGTTTCTCTGTGCCTGGTTCAGCACAATAGAGCTGGTAGCTTTCCACTGGGCTCAGCAGTGTCTAGGTCTTGTGTGGGTTAGCAGGGAAGTGTGTATTGCTGGGGAGGAGCATCCCTGAGAATCCAAAACAGGACGTAAGTCAGCTCTCAGAAGAGCTGGGCTCCGGGCCACCCCTGGAGGGCTGCTCTTGTCTTCTTGAGTCGTGGGTGGCAGGAGTGTGCTGCTGCTTTTGTATCCAAGGGAAGGGTCCTGGCAGAACGTGAGGTCAgccaccctcctccctctctaCCCTTTTGTTGCACTGACTGGACCCCCCGGGAAAGCAGGAGACAGGTTAAAAACAGAAGCGCGAccatttctttattaaattatacaaaaagggaggggaggggggcagCTGTGGGGCTCGGCCCCAACCCCGGCCCCACCCCGGCCTGGCGCTGTCTGAGAAGAGGGGATCCGAGGGAGATCCAGGGGTCAGGCAGGATAGGGATGGGGCAGGACATGAGGCTGGGGGATGCAGAGGTTAGGTGGGAGAGGCTACCAAAGGAAGGATGGGGCTggtaggggagagagaaagagagcaaagagagagaggagcaaTTGGGGGCCAGCTGGGGAGCTCAGATGGAGCAGGTCAGGAGGTGGAACAATGGCAGAGTGAGGGTGGAGGGCGCAGTGTCTGGAAAGGCGGAAATGAGAAGGCTGGGGAGAAAGAAGAGGGTGGCAGCTCTGGTGCAGGGCCCAGAGCAGGGAGCCAGGTGAACAGTGGCTGGACTtgtctgcccccacccccacctccaggccCAGAGAGGCCTCCCAACCCCAGCCTGTTGGCAGGGGCTCACGCCGATGCCCCATTTTCTGTCTTCTGCCGCTTGGGATCAGCTTCATCCtgtggagagggagagaatgGGGGAGTTGTAAAATGGGAGGGGAGACCTCCCCCTGTCCCGGTCCTGTTCCAGCCCCCACCCCTGCTGCACAGGTATCTGGGTCCAAATCCAAAGGGCGCCCAGCCCGGCTGCATCCCTGACAGCCCCTCAGGCCCAGCAACCCAGCCCAAACCTCCTCTTCGGCAGCTCTCTTCAGCGCGGGCCCTTCGtcatcctcttcttcttcttcctcatctgAGGAGCCAGAAATGGGTCATTGGGGAAGGGCAGGAAGCTCTGGCACAGACCCCCTGTGGTCGCCCTCAGCCCTGCTTCAGGTCTTCAAACCCACCCTGACTCTGCTCATTTGAGCCCAGACTTTGCCAGCCCagcctcccctgcccctccccaccttcttcttccccttcatcttcctcctctccatcctcagcagtttcctcttcttcctcctcagccccgTTCTCCTCCTCCTGTGGGGACCAGGGGAGGGAGTAGCCTCAGGCTGGCTGCATGCCTTGCCCACCATTACCACCAATGGGAGGGGAGACTGGGTGAGAAAAGGACTTGGGAGGGGCCTCAGGGTGGGGCAGCAAGGATGAGAGGGCTCAGTGCAAGGGCAGGCCCGAGCATCCTCAGAAGGAAAGTGGAGGAAGGATGAGATGATTGGGAGGAAGATGGTAGGGTAGATGTGgtcctctcccccacccctccacacCTCCACCACTTCTTTCTTTCGCTCTTTCCGGCTTGCCTTCTCCTccaccttctccttcttctccttcaggTCCTGCAAGGGAGAAAGAGGTCACCTTTGTCACCACAAATGGCTTGTAGCCCCTAAGTCCCTGCTGCCCCCATTCTCCCTCTGTAGTGAGCTTAGAGGCGTGTGAACTGAAAAGGTGACCACAACTTAAGACACAGAATAGGGGCCCCAGAGTCCTTACATTAGGGCCATGAAGGGGTTGAGACCAAACACCTCCTTCCCCAAGACCCAAGGTGGGGTGGGAAAGGGATGAAGAAGCAGGAGCGGGCAACCAGGGCAACGATCCCCACCCCCATCAAGTTCTCCCAAACCTCACTGGCTGAAGAGTTCAGCTCAGCAAAGCAAATCCTCTCCATCTGCTTGCAGCCTCAGTGCCCCACCCCCTCCTGTGTCCCTCCGCCTCCCTGGCCTGCCCCCCACTGCCCGCCCAGCTCTGCCTTTTGTCTACCTCTGGGGCCTTTTCCTGAGGACTCTCTCTCCTGGGCATCCCTCCCAGCTTCCCCTTCAGCTTCTAAGGTCTTTGTTTCTCTCCGTCTGTGTCTCCCTAATCCTCAGGCCCCTACTTGGCCAAACACTACCAGAGATAGGGACAGCACCATAGCACATTCCCAGCACCCCTCCCActttctgccctccccaccccaaaacagTTCAAGTagtttccttcttcctgcctcccaTGATGTATGCATGGGTGTAGTGGAAGAGTGGAAGTAGCCATTTCCAGTGGAAATGTAGGTGAAGTAGGAGAGAAAACAAGGAGGGGAAGAGTAGCAGGCATGGGAGACAAGGAGAGAGCAACAAACAAGGTCTGTGACTGGGGTGGGGTAGGAATGGAGAAGAGGGAGGCACCTGTCTAGTAGACACTCCCACCGGCCAGCCCCTCTCCTTCACCCCAAGATCCTAGCAGGCATAGGGTGACATCCTGTGCTGATATGGCAGCGGGAGATGCCCATGTGAGTCTCTTCTGGACACTACACTAGCCTCCCAATTCAGATTCCAGTCCTCTCCCCACCCACTCCTTGGCAGGCACAGTGTAACACGGTAGGTGTCCTTGTGTGATCTGATCTGGTGTCGGTGTGCCATGCTGTGTATCTGATTCCATGTGAATGGAAGTCGCCTGTGTGAGATCACCCTGGGGGGGGGGGTCTTTTCTGGAACAGGATAGGGGATAGGAGAGGAGCCCGGTGCAGAACGCCTGCCCTGAGGGGCACTCAATCCCTCCTCCCTTTAAGGGTAGCTGAGAACTCTTCACCCTCACTCCAGCGAGGTTGCCCTTCCACCCCACCGTGAAGTCTTCATTTCTGTGCCACAAGGTCAGTATGGCATTTCCACTACCTAGCGGGCTCTTCCCTACATCCTGGGCCAGGAGAGCAAGGAGCTGGTCAGCTTCTCTCTGGGAGCCCTAGCACCAAAAGTCTGTATGGCCCTGGCCTGACTTTCCCATCTGGGCtgatggagggagggagtgagaatACCAGAGACCAAAGTTCAAGAGGCCGGGCCCTCTCCTCCCCTGTTCTGTCCTTCTGGTCACTGTCCTTCCATGCTCCCTTTTCCAGGAGAATATGTGACCTGGGCCCTAGATCTTCTGCTAAGCGGCCCTCTGGCCTCATTTACTCaagacaggcacacacacctaCACCGGCCAACAGCGATGCATAGACAGTTAGAGAGGGGCACCCACGCGACGGGAGACACATGGCCCAGCGCTGGGCCATTCTGGTACACACTCTTGAGACAGCACGGGAGCAAAGCGGAGCCACTTAACACTCACAAAGCGACAACATGGCTCCAGAAAATCTACGtctccacatgcacacatgtaaCTGACACGGGCAGTCCCACACACTCGCTGGATTTCAGACATACAAAGACACCTACTCAGTGAAGTCACATGCCACCGCACAGCCCGCCGGAGGGCCACACGGGCGCACCTTGGCAGATCGCACACAGCCCCTCTCCCACCGCCGTTAATCCCATTGGCTCTCCCCGTTTCACTTCGCGGGCCTCCGGGAGACCAGTGTGACGGCCCCTCAGCAACCACCGCGCCCCAACCCACCCcgccacacatatacacacacaagatAGGGCTCCCAGCCCCCAAACCCCGGCCGCGTTAATTTCCCAAAGCGACACTCCGCAGGTTCCCTGGGGAAATTAGAGGAAGGCTGGAAGAGAAGCAAGGGCGAACGgatggggcaggggaagggagctGATGAGGGCGAGGACAGCTCGACGCAATGCCATCCAATGCCCAGCCTCGGCTTTTTCGAAGGCTATTCCTGCCCCGCTTCTAATTTT
The Rhinopithecus roxellana isolate Shanxi Qingling chromosome 10, ASM756505v1, whole genome shotgun sequence DNA segment above includes these coding regions:
- the PTMS gene encoding parathymosin isoform X1 — translated: MSEKSVEAAAELSAKDLKEKKEKVEEKASRKERKKEVVEEEENGAEEEEEETAEDGEEEDEGEEEDEEEEEEDDEGPALKRAAEEEDEADPKRQKTENGASA
- the PTMS gene encoding parathymosin isoform X2, whose protein sequence is MSEKSVEAAAELSAKDLKEKKEKVEEKASRKERKKEVVESPLPLVVMVGKACSQPEATPSPGPHRRRRTGLRRKKRKLLRMERRKMKGKKKMRKKKKRMTKGPR